The genome window GTGGGCAACGGGCTCGTTCACGCCGTACGGCCGGTGCAGCCGGCCGGCGCCGATGCGGTCGTGGATTTTGGCGATGCGATGCTTCTTCCCGGCTTGGTGAACGCGCACACGCACCTCGATTACACCGCGATGCGCGGAGCTGTTGAGGACCTGCCTTTCTTTCCCTGGATCCGCAGGTTGACGGCGATGCGAGCGGCGCTGGATCCCGATGACTGGGCAGCGTCGGCGGCGTGGGGCGCTTTGGAAGCGCTCACAGGCGGAGTAACTTCCGTCGGCGACTGCAGCCCAACCGGTGCGGCTGCGGATGCCTTGCGGAGCGCCGGGCTGGGCGGCGTTGTGTTTCACGAGGTGTTTGGTATTGGCAGCAAGGCTGGCATCCACGAAGCGCTCGTGCAGGTGGCAGGCGACGTGGAGCGTCTTCAGCGCACCACTGCTGGAACCGGAGTACAGATCGGCATCTCGCCGCACGCGCTCTATACGGTGCCGGCGGCCTGGTTCGGTGCGCTGCAGCAGTTTGCCGCCGGCCGTGGCTTGCGCGTCTGCACCCATGTGGCGGAATCGGTTGACGAATGTCGCCTGATACGCAGCGGAGAGGGCGAGTTCGCGACTATGCTGTCGCGGCGCGGATTCACGATTCAGCCGGGAGGCGGTACCTGCGTGGAGTATCTGGACGCCCACGGCGGAATCGGGCCGACCACGCTGCTCGTGCACGGCGTCCAGCTCTCAGAGCGGGATGCCGAAATCTGCCGGGGTAGCGGCGCCACCTGGGTGCACTGCCCGAAGTCGAATGCCAAGCTGGGAGCCGGCACCGCTTCGCTGGCGCTGCTTCGGCGGGCATCTTCCGGCGGTCCGGCCCTTGGTACCGACAGCGTGGTGAGCAATAACGGTATGGATATGTTCGAGGAGATGAGGTTCGGCGTGCTGGCGCAACGAGCCGCCACGCGGTGCGCAGAGTCGCCATCGCCGTCCGAGTTCCTGGAGATGGCGACGATCCATGGCGCACGCGCACTGGGCTTTACCGATCGTGGAACCCTGGACGCCGGAAACCGGGCCGATTTGTGCGCCGTATCGCTGGAACATCCGGGCATGCTTCCGTGCTATTCGCCCGAAGCTGCGCTCGTGTTTGCTGCGACTGCGCGCGACGTTGCGGCAGTCGCCGTGGGAGGCGAGATGCTCTATGATGCGAGCGCCGGCCCGAAACATGCGCAGCGGTTTCTGCGCGCCGACGCTCAAGCCGCCAGGATACGGCTGAACCGTGCGCAGGATCACATCCGTGAGTGGAGGGACCAAAATCGTGGCACATGAAATCGTCCGGGACCGGGAGGCGCCGCTGAGCGCAGTGATCGCCGGGTGCGGCTGGTTCGGCGGCGTTCATCGAGATCGCCTGGCGCACTTGCCGGGCGTGGAACTCGTTGGCGTCTGCGATCCCGACCCGACGGCGATG of Armatimonadota bacterium contains these proteins:
- a CDS encoding amidohydrolase family protein, which gives rise to MPSFTRFRANFVLPISQPAQRDAEVVVGNGLVHAVRPVQPAGADAVVDFGDAMLLPGLVNAHTHLDYTAMRGAVEDLPFFPWIRRLTAMRAALDPDDWAASAAWGALEALTGGVTSVGDCSPTGAAADALRSAGLGGVVFHEVFGIGSKAGIHEALVQVAGDVERLQRTTAGTGVQIGISPHALYTVPAAWFGALQQFAAGRGLRVCTHVAESVDECRLIRSGEGEFATMLSRRGFTIQPGGGTCVEYLDAHGGIGPTTLLVHGVQLSERDAEICRGSGATWVHCPKSNAKLGAGTASLALLRRASSGGPALGTDSVVSNNGMDMFEEMRFGVLAQRAATRCAESPSPSEFLEMATIHGARALGFTDRGTLDAGNRADLCAVSLEHPGMLPCYSPEAALVFAATARDVAAVAVGGEMLYDASAGPKHAQRFLRADAQAARIRLNRAQDHIREWRDQNRGT